A genomic stretch from Streptomyces venezuelae ATCC 10712 includes:
- a CDS encoding WhiB family transcriptional regulator, producing MQLEAHAPSVPPSESIPLPGLTEDPALTPLTALTALDDAIENLGVPVPCRAYDPEVFFAESPADVEYAKSLCQTCPLVAACLAGAKERREPWGVWGGELFVQGVVVARKRPRGRPRKNPVAA from the coding sequence GTGCAACTCGAAGCGCACGCCCCGTCCGTACCGCCTTCCGAATCGATCCCCCTGCCCGGCCTCACGGAGGACCCCGCTTTGACCCCCCTCACCGCGCTCACCGCGCTCGACGACGCCATCGAGAACCTCGGCGTCCCCGTCCCCTGTCGCGCCTACGACCCCGAGGTCTTCTTCGCGGAGTCCCCGGCCGACGTCGAGTACGCGAAGTCCCTCTGCCAGACCTGCCCGCTCGTGGCCGCCTGCCTGGCCGGCGCCAAGGAGCGGCGCGAGCCGTGGGGCGTCTGGGGCGGAGAGCTCTTCGTCCAGGGTGTGGTCGTCGCCCGCAAGCGGCCCCGTGGCCGTCCGCGCAAGAACCCGGTCGCGGCATGA
- a CDS encoding ATP-dependent DNA helicase, translating to MTARITDPEQLKELLGIPFTPEQTACITAPLAPQVVVAGAGSGKTTVMAARVVWLVGTGQVAPEQVLGLTFTNKAAGELAERVRTALVRAGVTDPDVIDPDEPPGEPRISTYHAFAGRLLTDHGLRIGLEPTSRLLADATRYQLAARVLREAPGPYPALTRSFTTLITDLLALDAELAEHLVPPEKLLAYDSALLTALAEAKLSNAELRKIPEAATARRELLDLVVRYRAAKRSRDLLDFGDQIARSAELATTRPEVGEILRDEFRVVLLDEYQDTSVAQRLLLSGLFGQGTGDRATGHAVTAVGDPCQAIYGWRGASVANLDDFPEHFPHADGSPADRYSLSENRRSGGRLLDLANGLAAPLRALHAGVEALRPAPGAERDGSVRIALLPTHAEEIDWLADSLAHLVRTGREPGEIAVLCRTATDFPAIHVALVARDVPVEVVGLSGLIHLPEIADLVAVCEVLQDPGANAALVRLLTGPRWRIGPRDLALLGRRARLLVHRGGDDPDPEQRLAAAVEGVDPAEVVSLADALDTFLDSGAAADDGLAFSADARVRFARLAAELRALRGSLADPLMDVLHRVLSATGLEVELSASPHALAARRRETLGHFLDIAAGFASLDGEASLLAFLGFLRTAVQFEKGLDSALPGGENTVKVLTAHKSKGLEWDVVAVPGLVAGQFPSARARESWTSQPQVLPHALRGDAATLPDIDTWNAKALTAFKSEMRDHQHTEELRLGYVTFTRPRSLLLGSAHWWGPSQKKPRGPSDFLRSLYDHCAEGHGEIEAWAEEPEKDAQNPTLTETGGEQAWPLPLDGESFKRRRRAADDVLARLWATAPQGGRTPVGAAPAPADRHPADRHPADPHPEDAWPEDEEPAWDEEPPWDENELPEDTHADAVPAPREETHPPTPREEAHPLTPEDARTIASWDRDLTALTAELRRTRATTRDVVLPAYLSASQVLRLAADPDGFAQELARPMPKAPQPAARRGTRFHAWVESRFEELPLPFLGPEELPGGEDFAGEPEILDERDLDELKEAFARTPYAHRTPYRVEVPVHLSLGGRVVRGRIDAVYRDPDSGAYEIVDWKTSRVRTADPLQLAIYRLAWAEQHGLAPEDVAAAFVYVRTGEVARPTRLPGRAELEALLLGGTPPGAG from the coding sequence GTGACCGCACGCATCACCGACCCCGAGCAGCTCAAGGAGCTCCTCGGCATCCCCTTCACACCGGAGCAGACGGCCTGCATCACCGCGCCGCTCGCCCCGCAGGTCGTCGTGGCCGGAGCCGGCTCCGGCAAGACGACGGTGATGGCCGCCCGGGTCGTCTGGCTGGTCGGCACCGGCCAGGTCGCCCCCGAGCAGGTCCTCGGTCTCACCTTCACCAACAAGGCCGCCGGAGAGCTCGCCGAGCGCGTCCGCACCGCCCTCGTCCGGGCGGGGGTGACGGACCCCGACGTCATCGACCCGGACGAGCCGCCGGGCGAACCCCGCATCTCCACCTACCACGCCTTCGCCGGCCGGCTCCTCACCGACCACGGCCTGCGCATCGGCCTCGAACCCACCTCCAGGCTCCTCGCCGACGCCACCCGCTACCAGCTCGCCGCCCGCGTCCTGCGCGAGGCCCCCGGCCCCTACCCGGCGCTCACCCGCTCCTTCACGACCCTGATCACCGACCTCCTCGCCCTCGACGCGGAGCTCGCCGAACACCTCGTACCGCCGGAGAAGCTCCTTGCGTACGACTCCGCGCTGCTCACCGCCCTCGCCGAGGCCAAGCTCAGCAACGCCGAGCTCCGCAAGATCCCCGAGGCCGCCACCGCCCGCCGCGAACTCCTCGACCTCGTCGTCCGCTACCGCGCCGCCAAGCGCTCCCGCGACCTGCTCGACTTCGGCGACCAGATCGCCCGCTCCGCCGAGCTGGCCACCACCCGGCCCGAGGTCGGCGAGATCCTCCGCGACGAGTTCCGGGTCGTCCTCCTCGACGAGTACCAGGACACCTCCGTCGCCCAGCGGCTGCTGCTCTCCGGCCTCTTCGGCCAGGGCACCGGAGACCGGGCCACCGGCCACGCCGTGACCGCCGTCGGCGACCCCTGCCAGGCCATCTACGGCTGGCGCGGCGCCTCCGTCGCCAACCTGGACGACTTCCCCGAGCACTTCCCGCACGCCGACGGCAGCCCCGCCGACCGGTACTCGCTCTCCGAGAACCGGCGCAGCGGCGGCCGCCTCCTCGACCTCGCCAACGGCCTCGCCGCCCCCCTGCGTGCCCTGCACGCGGGCGTGGAGGCCCTGCGTCCCGCGCCGGGCGCGGAGCGGGACGGCAGCGTCCGCATCGCCCTCCTGCCCACCCACGCGGAGGAGATCGACTGGCTCGCCGACTCCCTCGCCCACCTCGTCCGCACCGGCCGGGAGCCCGGCGAGATCGCCGTCCTGTGCCGTACGGCCACCGACTTCCCCGCCATCCACGTGGCCCTCGTCGCCCGCGACGTGCCCGTCGAGGTCGTCGGCCTCTCCGGCCTGATCCACCTGCCCGAGATCGCCGACCTCGTCGCCGTCTGCGAGGTCCTCCAGGACCCGGGGGCCAACGCCGCCCTGGTCCGCCTCCTCACCGGCCCCCGCTGGCGCATCGGCCCCCGCGACCTTGCCCTCCTCGGCCGCCGGGCCCGCCTCCTGGTGCACCGGGGCGGCGACGACCCCGACCCCGAGCAGCGGCTCGCCGCCGCCGTCGAGGGCGTCGACCCGGCCGAGGTGGTCTCCCTCGCCGACGCGCTCGACACCTTCCTCGACTCCGGCGCCGCCGCCGACGACGGCCTCGCCTTCTCCGCCGACGCCCGGGTCCGCTTCGCGCGCCTCGCCGCCGAGCTGCGGGCCCTGCGCGGCTCGCTCGCCGACCCCCTCATGGACGTCCTGCACCGGGTGCTCTCCGCGACCGGCCTCGAAGTCGAACTGTCCGCCTCCCCGCACGCCCTCGCCGCCCGCCGCCGCGAGACCCTCGGCCACTTCCTCGACATCGCCGCCGGCTTCGCCTCCCTGGACGGCGAGGCGAGCCTCCTCGCCTTCCTCGGCTTCCTGCGGACGGCCGTCCAGTTCGAGAAGGGCCTGGACAGCGCCCTGCCCGGCGGCGAGAACACGGTGAAGGTCCTCACCGCCCACAAGTCCAAGGGCCTGGAGTGGGACGTCGTCGCCGTCCCCGGCCTGGTCGCCGGCCAGTTCCCCAGCGCCCGCGCGCGCGAGTCCTGGACCTCGCAGCCGCAGGTGCTGCCGCACGCCCTGCGCGGCGACGCGGCGACGCTCCCGGACATCGACACCTGGAACGCCAAGGCCCTCACCGCCTTCAAGAGCGAGATGCGGGACCACCAGCACACCGAGGAACTCCGCCTCGGCTACGTCACCTTCACCCGCCCCCGCTCCCTGCTCCTCGGCTCGGCCCACTGGTGGGGCCCGTCCCAGAAGAAGCCCCGAGGCCCCTCGGACTTCCTGCGGTCGCTGTACGACCACTGCGCGGAGGGCCACGGCGAGATCGAGGCGTGGGCCGAGGAACCGGAGAAGGACGCGCAGAACCCGACGCTGACGGAGACGGGAGGGGAGCAGGCCTGGCCCCTGCCCCTGGACGGGGAGTCGTTCAAGCGCCGCCGGCGGGCGGCGGACGACGTCCTGGCCCGGCTGTGGGCCACCGCCCCGCAGGGCGGACGCACCCCGGTCGGCGCGGCGCCCGCCCCCGCGGACCGGCACCCCGCGGACCGGCACCCCGCGGACCCGCACCCGGAGGACGCCTGGCCGGAGGACGAGGAACCCGCCTGGGACGAGGAACCCCCGTGGGACGAGAACGAACTTCCCGAGGACACCCACGCGGACGCCGTCCCGGCCCCCCGCGAGGAGACCCACCCCCCCACCCCCCGCGAGGAGGCCCACCCCCTCACCCCCGAGGACGCCAGGACCATCGCCTCCTGGGACCGGGACCTCACCGCCCTCACCGCGGAACTCCGCCGCACCCGCGCCACCACCCGTGACGTGGTCCTCCCCGCGTACCTCTCCGCCTCCCAGGTGCTCCGCCTCGCCGCCGACCCCGACGGCTTCGCGCAGGAGCTGGCCCGGCCCATGCCGAAGGCGCCGCAGCCGGCGGCCCGGCGCGGCACCCGGTTCCACGCGTGGGTGGAGTCCCGCTTCGAGGAGCTGCCGCTGCCGTTCCTGGGCCCGGAGGAGCTGCCCGGCGGGGAGGACTTCGCGGGGGAGCCCGAGATCCTCGACGAGCGGGACCTCGACGAGCTGAAGGAGGCCTTCGCCCGTACCCCGTACGCCCACCGCACCCCGTACCGCGTCGAGGTCCCCGTGCACCTCTCGCTCGGCGGCCGGGTCGTCCGGGGCCGGATCGACGCCGTCTACCGGGACCCGGACTCGGGCGCGTACGAGATCGTCGACTGGAAGACCAGCCGGGTGCGCACGGCGGACCCGCTCCAGCTGGCGATCTACCGGCTGGCCTGGGCCGAGCAGCACGGCCTGGCACCCGAGGACGTGGCCGCCGCCTTCGTCTACGTACGGACCGGCGAGGTCGCCCGCCCCACCCGGCTGCCCGGCCGCGCCGAGCTGGAGGCCCTCCTGCTGGGAGGGACACCCCCGGGCGCCGGATAG
- the nudC gene encoding NAD(+) diphosphatase, giving the protein MSTLKNASADRPISLTAPSGIDRAAHHRLDEAWLAAAWSHPTTRVFVVSGGQVLIDDLPDGSTELVMTPAFEAPVTETHRYFLGTDADGVSYFALQKDSLPGRMDQSARPAGLREAGLLLSDRDAALMVHAVALENWQRLHRYCSRCGERTVIAAAGHIRRCQACGAEHYPRTDPAVIMLVTDEQDRALLGRQVHWPEGRFSTLAGFVEPGESIEASVVREVFEEAGVTVGEVEYIASQPWPFPSSLMLGFFARATSSEITVDGEEIHEARWFSRDDLAAAFESGEVIPPYGISIASRLIERWYGKPLPKPGDVI; this is encoded by the coding sequence GTGAGCACCTTGAAGAACGCGTCAGCGGACCGCCCGATCTCGCTCACCGCTCCGAGCGGCATCGACCGCGCCGCTCACCACCGCCTCGACGAGGCGTGGCTGGCGGCGGCCTGGAGCCACCCCACCACCCGGGTCTTCGTGGTCTCCGGGGGCCAGGTGCTGATCGACGACCTGCCGGACGGCAGCACCGAACTCGTCATGACCCCGGCGTTCGAGGCCCCGGTCACCGAGACCCACCGCTACTTCCTGGGCACGGACGCCGACGGGGTCTCCTACTTCGCGCTCCAGAAGGACTCGCTGCCGGGCCGCATGGACCAGTCCGCCCGCCCGGCGGGGCTCCGCGAGGCCGGACTGCTGCTCTCGGACCGCGACGCGGCCCTGATGGTGCACGCGGTGGCCCTGGAGAACTGGCAGCGCCTCCACCGCTACTGCTCGCGCTGCGGGGAGCGCACGGTCATCGCCGCCGCCGGGCACATCCGCCGCTGCCAGGCGTGCGGCGCCGAGCACTACCCGCGGACCGACCCCGCGGTGATCATGCTGGTCACGGACGAGCAGGACCGCGCGCTGCTCGGCCGGCAGGTCCACTGGCCCGAGGGCCGCTTCTCGACCCTGGCGGGCTTCGTCGAGCCCGGCGAGTCCATCGAGGCGTCGGTGGTCCGCGAGGTGTTCGAGGAGGCCGGGGTCACGGTCGGCGAGGTCGAGTACATCGCCAGCCAGCCCTGGCCGTTCCCGTCCAGCCTGATGCTGGGCTTCTTCGCCCGCGCGACCTCCTCGGAGATCACCGTGGACGGCGAGGAGATCCACGAGGCCCGCTGGTTCTCCCGCGACGACCTGGCCGCCGCCTTCGAGTCGGGCGAGGTCATCCCGCCGTACGGCATCTCGATCGCCTCCCGGCTGATCGAGCGCTGGTACGGCAAGCCGCTGCCGAAGCCGGGCGACGTGATCTGA
- a CDS encoding ABC1 kinase family protein: MSDLPRKAVTRTAKLAALPLGFAGRATWGLGKRIGGRSAELVARELQQRTAEQLFKVLGELKGGAMKFGQALSVFESALPEEVAGPYRAALTKLQDAAPPMPTRTVHAVLEERLGAQWRELFLEFEDKPAAAASIGQVHRAVWHDGREVAVKVQYPGAGEALLSDLAQLSRFARLLGPLIPGMDIKPLISEMRDRVSEELDYALEAAAQQKHAEEFADDPDVLVPAVVHRADQVLVTEWMDGIPLAEVIADGTPAQRDRAGQLLARFLFSGPARTGLLHADPHPGNFRLLPGPEEDGGPESWRLGVLDFGTVDRLPGGLPETIGTCLRMTLAGEAETVYALLRAEGFVKESVALDPDAVLEYLLPIIEPAEAESFLFTRGWMRTQAARIADPRSPAHQLGKQLNLPPAYLLIHRVTLSTIGVLCQLNATVRLRAELEEWLPGFVAPAAD; encoded by the coding sequence ATGTCTGATCTTCCCCGGAAGGCGGTCACCCGGACCGCCAAGTTGGCCGCGTTGCCGCTCGGCTTCGCGGGCCGGGCCACCTGGGGCCTGGGCAAGCGGATCGGCGGGAGATCGGCGGAGCTCGTCGCCCGCGAGCTCCAGCAGCGCACGGCGGAGCAGCTGTTCAAGGTGCTCGGCGAGCTCAAGGGCGGGGCCATGAAGTTCGGGCAGGCGCTGTCCGTCTTCGAGTCGGCCCTGCCCGAGGAGGTGGCCGGGCCCTACCGGGCGGCGCTGACGAAACTCCAGGACGCGGCGCCCCCGATGCCGACGCGGACGGTGCACGCGGTGCTGGAGGAGCGGCTGGGCGCCCAGTGGCGCGAGCTGTTCCTGGAGTTCGAGGACAAGCCGGCGGCGGCGGCCTCGATCGGCCAGGTGCACCGGGCCGTCTGGCACGACGGGCGCGAGGTCGCGGTGAAGGTGCAGTACCCGGGTGCGGGCGAGGCGCTGCTCTCCGACCTCGCGCAGCTGAGCCGCTTCGCCCGGCTGCTCGGTCCGCTGATCCCGGGGATGGACATCAAGCCGCTGATCTCCGAGATGCGCGACCGGGTCTCCGAGGAGCTGGACTACGCCCTGGAGGCGGCGGCCCAGCAGAAGCACGCGGAGGAGTTCGCGGACGATCCCGACGTGCTGGTGCCGGCCGTGGTGCACCGGGCGGACCAGGTGCTGGTGACGGAGTGGATGGACGGCATCCCGCTCGCGGAGGTGATCGCGGACGGCACCCCGGCCCAGCGGGACCGGGCGGGGCAGCTGCTCGCCCGCTTCCTCTTCTCGGGCCCCGCGCGCACCGGTCTGCTGCACGCCGATCCGCACCCGGGCAACTTCCGGCTGCTCCCTGGGCCCGAGGAGGACGGGGGCCCGGAGAGCTGGCGGCTCGGGGTGCTCGACTTCGGGACCGTGGACCGGCTGCCGGGCGGGCTGCCGGAGACGATCGGGACCTGTCTGCGGATGACGCTCGCCGGTGAGGCCGAGACCGTCTACGCGCTGCTGCGGGCGGAGGGCTTCGTCAAGGAGTCCGTCGCGCTCGACCCGGACGCGGTCCTGGAGTACCTGCTGCCGATCATCGAACCGGCGGAGGCGGAGTCCTTCCTCTTCACCCGGGGCTGGATGCGGACCCAGGCGGCCCGGATCGCCGACCCCCGCTCCCCCGCCCACCAGCTGGGCAAGCAGCTGAACCTGCCGCCCGCGTATCTGCTGATACACCGTGTGACGTTGAGCACCATCGGGGTGCTGTGCCAGCTGAACGCGACGGTCCGGCTGCGGGCCGAGCTGGAGGAGTGGCTGCCGGGCTTCGTGGCACCCGCCGCCGACTAG
- a CDS encoding mycoredoxin: MQGTVTMYSTTWCGYCRRLKSQMDREGIAYTEINIEQDPDSAAFVEKANGGNQTVPTVLFPDGSTLTNPSLAQVKQALGA; this comes from the coding sequence ATGCAGGGCACTGTGACGATGTACAGCACCACGTGGTGCGGCTACTGCCGTCGGCTGAAGAGCCAGATGGACCGTGAGGGCATCGCGTACACCGAGATCAACATCGAGCAGGACCCCGACTCGGCGGCGTTCGTGGAGAAGGCGAACGGCGGCAACCAGACCGTGCCGACCGTTCTCTTCCCGGACGGCTCCACGCTGACGAACCCGAGCCTCGCGCAGGTGAAGCAGGCGCTCGGCGCCTGA
- a CDS encoding dipeptidase — translation MSETPDSAVHAVRTYIEQHRAAFLGDLAEWLRIPSVSAQPDRAGDVRRSAEWLAAKLTETGFTTVEVWETDGAPAVFAEWPSDDPDAPTVLVYGHHDVQPAAREDGWHTDPFEPTVVDGRMYARGAADDKGQVFFHTLGVRAHLAVTGRTAPAVNLKLIVEGEEESGSPHFRALVEAHAERLAADAVIVSDTGMWSETTPTVCTGMRGVADCEIELYGPDQDIHSGSFGGAVPNPATVAGRIVAALHDEHEHVAIPGFYDGVTELTDAERALVAELPFDEEAWLRTAKSHGTLGEAGFSTLERVWARPTAEVNGIGGGYQGPGGKTIVPASAQLKLSFRLVAGQDPAKIELAVRDWLAGLVPAGIRYEIVFGAPTRPCLTPLGHPALKAVAGAMSRAFDGAKVRYTREGGSGPAADLQDVLEAPVLFLGISVPSDGWHAPNEKIELDLLMKGVETTAHLWGDLPTALLATER, via the coding sequence ATGAGCGAGACCCCGGACAGCGCCGTCCACGCCGTACGCACGTACATCGAGCAGCACCGTGCCGCCTTCCTCGGCGACCTCGCCGAGTGGCTGCGCATCCCGTCCGTCTCGGCGCAGCCGGACCGCGCGGGGGACGTCCGGCGCAGCGCCGAGTGGCTCGCCGCCAAGCTCACGGAGACCGGCTTCACCACGGTCGAGGTGTGGGAGACGGACGGCGCGCCCGCCGTCTTCGCCGAGTGGCCCTCGGACGACCCGGACGCCCCCACGGTCCTCGTCTACGGCCACCACGACGTGCAGCCCGCCGCACGTGAGGACGGCTGGCACACGGACCCGTTCGAGCCGACCGTCGTCGACGGGCGGATGTACGCGCGCGGGGCGGCCGACGACAAGGGCCAGGTGTTCTTCCACACCCTCGGCGTCCGCGCGCACCTCGCCGTCACCGGCCGCACCGCGCCCGCCGTCAACCTCAAGCTGATCGTGGAAGGCGAGGAGGAGTCGGGGTCGCCGCACTTCCGCGCCCTCGTCGAGGCGCACGCCGAGCGGCTCGCCGCCGACGCCGTGATCGTCTCCGACACCGGCATGTGGTCCGAGACGACGCCGACCGTGTGCACCGGCATGCGCGGGGTCGCCGACTGCGAGATCGAGCTGTACGGCCCCGACCAGGACATCCACTCCGGTTCCTTCGGCGGCGCCGTGCCGAACCCGGCCACCGTCGCGGGCCGGATCGTCGCCGCCCTGCACGACGAGCACGAGCACGTGGCCATCCCCGGCTTCTACGACGGGGTGACCGAGCTCACCGACGCCGAGCGGGCCCTCGTCGCCGAGCTGCCCTTCGACGAGGAGGCGTGGCTGCGCACCGCGAAGTCGCACGGCACCCTCGGCGAGGCCGGCTTCTCCACCCTGGAGCGGGTCTGGGCCCGCCCCACCGCCGAGGTCAACGGCATCGGCGGCGGCTACCAGGGCCCCGGCGGCAAGACGATCGTCCCCGCCTCCGCCCAGCTCAAGCTGTCGTTCCGGCTCGTCGCCGGCCAGGACCCCGCCAAGATCGAGCTCGCGGTGCGGGACTGGCTCGCCGGTCTCGTCCCGGCCGGCATCCGGTACGAGATCGTCTTCGGCGCCCCGACCCGCCCCTGCCTCACCCCCCTCGGCCACCCGGCCCTCAAGGCGGTCGCCGGGGCCATGAGCCGGGCCTTCGACGGCGCCAAGGTCCGCTACACCCGCGAGGGCGGCTCAGGACCGGCCGCCGACCTCCAGGACGTCCTGGAGGCACCCGTGCTGTTCCTCGGCATCTCCGTCCCGTCCGACGGCTGGCACGCCCCCAACGAGAAGATCGAACTCGATCTCCTCATGAAGGGCGTCGAGACGACCGCGCACCTGTGGGGCGACCTGCCCACCGCCCTCCTCGCCACCGAGCGCTGA
- a CDS encoding ATP-dependent DNA helicase UvrD2, whose amino-acid sequence MTAATHSTLFPQVPETADAVLDGLDPEQREVALALSGPVCVLAGAGTGKTRAITHRIAYGVRSGRLQPASVLAVTFTNRAAGEMRGRLRQLGAGGVQARTFHSAALRQLQFFWPKAVGGDLPRLLERKIQLVADAAARCRVRLDRNELRDVTGEIEWAKVTQTVPADYPAVVAKSLRDAPRDPAEISQIYAMYEQLKRDRSVIDFEDVLLLTVGILQDRHDIADQIRSQYQHFVVDEYQDVSPLQQRLLDLWLGDRDNLCVVGDASQTIYSFTGATPDHLLNFRTRHPGATVVKLVRDYRSTPQVVHLANGLLSQARGRAADHRLELISQRDPGPEPTYTEYADEPTEAEGTARRIRDLIAAGVPAGEIAVLYRINAQSEVYEQALADAGVPYQLRGAERFFERTEVREAGIALRGAARAGGNDSLLDAAEDLPSQVRAVLSTKGWTSRPPAGSGAVRDRWESLAALVRLAEDFARAKPGATLSDLVAELDERAAAQHAPTVQGVTLASLHAAKGLEWDAVFLVGLTEGMLPITYAKTDEQVEEERRLLYVGVTRARLHLTLSWALSRSPGGRASRRPSRFLKGLRPGSGALGTVTPGASGSFERGGPAARRRGPRGPVLCRVCGVTLTEAGAMKLLRCEDCPSDMDEALYERLRDWRSEQARELGQPAYCVFTDKTLMAIAERVPATGGELSAISGVGARKLDRFGADVLAICAGGTGGTDLHED is encoded by the coding sequence GTGACAGCAGCAACGCACTCCACTCTCTTCCCGCAGGTACCGGAGACGGCCGACGCGGTGCTCGACGGGCTCGACCCGGAGCAGCGCGAGGTCGCCCTGGCCCTGTCCGGTCCGGTGTGCGTGCTGGCGGGAGCCGGCACGGGCAAGACGCGGGCGATCACGCACCGGATCGCGTACGGGGTGCGGTCGGGCAGACTCCAGCCCGCCAGCGTGCTGGCCGTCACGTTCACCAACCGCGCCGCAGGCGAGATGCGGGGGCGGCTGCGGCAGCTCGGCGCGGGCGGTGTGCAGGCGCGCACCTTCCACTCCGCGGCCCTCCGTCAGCTCCAGTTCTTCTGGCCGAAAGCCGTCGGTGGTGATCTGCCCCGGCTGCTGGAGCGGAAGATCCAGCTCGTCGCCGACGCCGCCGCCCGCTGCAGGGTCCGGCTCGACCGCAACGAGCTCAGGGACGTGACAGGGGAGATCGAGTGGGCCAAGGTCACCCAGACCGTCCCCGCCGACTACCCCGCGGTCGTCGCCAAGTCCCTCAGGGACGCCCCGCGCGACCCGGCGGAAATCAGCCAGATCTATGCGATGTACGAGCAGCTGAAGCGCGACCGCTCGGTGATCGACTTCGAGGACGTGCTGCTGCTCACCGTCGGCATCCTCCAGGACCGGCACGACATCGCCGACCAGATCCGCAGCCAGTACCAGCACTTCGTCGTGGACGAGTACCAGGACGTCTCCCCGCTCCAGCAGCGGCTGCTCGACCTGTGGCTCGGCGACCGCGACAACCTCTGCGTGGTCGGCGACGCCAGCCAGACCATCTACTCCTTCACCGGCGCCACCCCGGACCACCTGCTGAACTTCCGCACCCGGCACCCGGGCGCCACCGTGGTCAAGCTCGTCCGCGACTACCGCTCGACCCCGCAGGTCGTGCACCTGGCCAACGGTCTGCTCAGCCAGGCCCGCGGCCGGGCCGCCGACCACCGCCTGGAGCTGATCTCCCAGCGCGACCCGGGTCCCGAGCCCACCTACACGGAGTACGCGGACGAGCCGACCGAGGCCGAGGGCACCGCCCGCCGCATCCGCGACCTCATCGCCGCCGGCGTCCCGGCCGGCGAGATCGCCGTCCTCTACCGGATCAACGCCCAGTCCGAGGTCTACGAGCAGGCCCTCGCCGACGCCGGGGTGCCGTACCAGCTCCGCGGCGCCGAGCGCTTCTTCGAGCGCACGGAGGTACGGGAGGCGGGCATCGCGCTGCGCGGCGCCGCCCGCGCCGGGGGCAACGACTCTCTCCTCGATGCGGCCGAGGACCTTCCCTCGCAGGTCAGGGCCGTCCTCTCCACCAAGGGCTGGACCTCGCGGCCGCCCGCCGGGTCCGGCGCCGTCCGCGACCGCTGGGAGTCCCTCGCCGCTCTCGTCCGGCTCGCCGAGGACTTCGCCCGCGCCAAGCCCGGCGCGACCCTCTCGGACCTGGTCGCCGAACTCGACGAGCGGGCCGCCGCCCAGCACGCCCCGACCGTCCAGGGCGTCACCCTCGCCTCGCTGCACGCCGCCAAGGGCCTCGAATGGGACGCCGTCTTCCTGGTCGGCCTCACCGAGGGCATGCTCCCCATCACCTACGCCAAGACCGACGAGCAGGTCGAGGAGGAGCGCCGCCTGCTGTACGTGGGGGTCACCCGCGCGCGGCTGCACCTCACGCTCTCCTGGGCGCTCTCCCGCTCCCCGGGCGGCCGGGCCTCCCGGCGCCCCAGCCGCTTCCTCAAGGGCCTGCGGCCCGGCTCCGGCGCCCTCGGCACCGTCACCCCGGGAGCCTCCGGCTCCTTCGAGCGGGGCGGCCCGGCGGCCCGCCGGCGGGGCCCGCGCGGACCCGTCCTCTGCCGGGTCTGCGGGGTCACCCTGACCGAGGCGGGCGCCATGAAACTGCTGCGCTGCGAGGACTGCCCCTCGGACATGGACGAGGCGCTGTACGAGCGGCTGCGGGACTGGCGGTCGGAACAGGCCAGGGAGCTCGGCCAGCCCGCGTATTGCGTGTTCACCGACAAGACGCTCATGGCCATCGCCGAGCGGGTCCCCGCCACCGGCGGCGAGCTCTCCGCGATCTCCGGCGTCGGCGCGCGCAAGCTGGACCGCTTCGGGGCCGACGTCCTGGCCATCTGCGCAGGTGGGACGGGTGGGACGGACCTCCATGAGGACTGA